A stretch of Arachis hypogaea cultivar Tifrunner chromosome 15, arahy.Tifrunner.gnm2.J5K5, whole genome shotgun sequence DNA encodes these proteins:
- the LOC112749258 gene encoding uncharacterized protein, with the protein MADNTRMKGLEADIKKLFQMMEENRSERARLKEATDLKFESLQASIFQIANESSQARSVVLGSHHGANSGGDHSWRGAAQSRKVNCDLAKFDGSDALAWIFSVDQYFEFFRVPEEEQVGLAAMHMSGMAIPWFQMTQRTSPFRSWTQLKRSIEIEFGPSLFESPKELLFKLQQQGTISDYYAEFVALANRSHIDPLDALRDCFISGLQQDIRREVKAQCPPSLMRAVSLARLYEDKFSPNPTITTAPASFRAVNPPTLALTQPKPSLCTGSPPLLPAPSPRSFTSSLRNLIRRLSSAKIQAKRAKDEAPDGEQQAAIEEEVDPFLQTLEQQVTDHHLSYNAMHGLEVQALLDGGSSDSFLQPRIAKFLNIPVQPAPGVRVIVENFGIMDVEGYIPSLEVTMSECKVTIPHVFVLHVAGGDLFVTVHGEKNPTPEQAQYHHIRRLLNTDVIEEAFTVEVQQPAQNTATLLPFSPTMGPAFAELLEKYQIVFQQPTGLPPQRLHDHSIPLVEGEAPIRVRPYRYPHHHKTQIECMIQEMLKDGIIQPSLKDRFPIPTVDELLDELFGAKIFSKLDLRSGYHKILVKPEDRYKTAFRTHQGHYEWLVMPFGLTNAPATFQHLMNDIFQPFLRKFFLVFFDDILIYSPSTSQHLAHLEIVLQTLQKESLFAKMSKCLFSVSEIDYLGHTITEKGVHMEKDKIQAVIAWPTPENLKQLRGFLGLTGYYRRFIKGYASLASPLTDLLKRDAFQWSSVAVHVFESLKKAITSESILALPNFDQPFIVETDASSTGIGAVLLQDKHPITFFSKKLSTNKQHKSAYAREFYAVTEAVAKFRHYLLGKKFIIRTDQ; encoded by the exons ATGGCAGACAACACCAGAATGAAGGGTTTGGAGGCCGACATCAAGAAGCTGTTCCAGATGATGGAGGAAAACAGATCTGAGCGTGCTCGATTGAAGGAAGCAACAGATCTGAAATTCGAGTCTCTCCAAGCCTCCATTTTCCAAATCGCTAATGAGTCTTCTCAGGCTCGCTCGGTTGTCTTGGGTTCTCACCATGGCGCGAACTCCGGAGGGGATCATTCTTGGCGCGGAGCTGCGCAATCCAGGAAGGTAAACTGCGACTTGGCCAAATTTGACGGATCTGATGCCTTAGCTTGGATTTTTTCTGTTGATCAATATTTTGAGTTCTTTCGGGTTCCCGAAGAGGAACAAGTGGGTCTAGCTGCAATGCACATGTCAGGTATGGCAATTCCCTGGTTTCAGATGACGCAACGTACATCCCCCTTTCGTTCTTGGACCCAATTGAAGAGATCAATTGAAATTGAGTTTGGTCCTTCACTGTTTGAATCGCCGAAAGAACTTCTTTTCAAACTCCAACAACAAGGGACGATTTCCGATTATTATGCAGAATTTGTGGCATTAGCTAACCGATCCCACATTGATCCCCTGGATGCCTTGAGGGATTGTTTCATTAGCGGGTTACAGCAGGATATTAGGCGTGAGGTCAAGGCGCAATGCCCGCCTTCCTTGATGAGGGCCGTGAGCTTGGCCCGTTTATACGAGGATAAGTTCTCACCCAACCCGACTATCACTACGGCGCCGGCCTCGTTCCGCGCTGTTAACCCTCCGACATTGGCTCTAACTCAACCTAAGCCTTCTCTATGTACAGGCTCTCCTCCATTACTACCAGCGCCATCACCACGATCCTTCACTTCTTCTCTACGGAATCTGATTCGCAGGTTATCCTCAGCTAAAATTCAGGCTAAGAGGGCCAAAG ACGAAGCCCCTGATGGGGAACAACAAGCTGCAATTGAAGAGGAAGTAGATCCCTTCCTTCAGACCCTGGAGCAACAAGTAACTGACCATCATCTATCCTACAATGCCATGCATG GATTGGAGGTTCAAGCTCTATTGGATGGAGGCAGCTCTGATAGTTTCCTCCAGCCTCGAATAGCCAAATTCTTGAACATTCCAGTGCAGCCTGCCCCTGGTGTGAGGGTGATAGTGGAAAATTTTGGCATCATGGATGTTGAAGGTTATATCCCTTCTCTGGAGGTCACAATGAGTGAGTGCAAAGTCACTATTCCACACGTCTTTGTGCTGCATGTGGCTGGAGGTGACTTG TTTGTGACGGTGCATGGTGAGAAGAACCCCACCCCGGAGCAAGCTCAATATCACCACATTCGACGTCTTCTCAACACTGATGTAATTGAGGAAGCCTTCACAGTGGAAGTTCAGCAACCTGCACAAAATACAGCCACTCTCCTGCCATTTTCTCCTACCATGGGGCCTGCTTTTGCTGAACTCCTCGAGAAGTATCAAATAGTGTTTCAGCAACCTACAGGGCTTCCCCCACAAAGATTGCATGATCACTCTATTCCCTTGGTAGAGGGGGAAGCACCAATTCGAGTTAGACCGTACCGATACCCTCACCACCATAAGACTCAAATTGAGTGCATGATTCAAGAGATGCTTAAGGATGGCATCATTCAGCCTAGCC TCAAGGATCGCTTTCCCATTCCCACAGTGGATGAACTTTTGGATGAGTTATTTGGagcaaaaattttttcaaagttgGATCTCAGATCAGGTTATCACAAGATTTTGGTAAAGCCGGAGGATAGATACAAGACCGCATTCCGCACACACCAAGGACATTACGAATGGCTagtaatgccatttggattaaCAAATGCACCAGCCACCTTCCAACATCTTATGAATGATATCTTTCAGCCATTCTTGAGAAAGTTTTTCCTTGTCTTCTTCGATGACATATTGATCTACAGCCCTTCCACTTCTCAGCATTTAGCACATTTGGAGATCGTGTTACAAACATTACAGAAGGAATCCTTATTTGCCAAGATGTCAAAATGCTTGTTTTCTGTGTCTGAAATTGACTATCTGGGCCACACCATCACGGAGAAAGGTGTGCACATGGAAAAGGATAAAATTCAAGCCGTAATAGCTTGGCCAACACCTGAGAACCTCAAACAACTTCGGGGATTTTTGGGGTTGACAGGTTACTATCGACGCTTCATCAAAGGCTATGCTTCTCTTGCATCTCCTCTCACAGATTTATTAAAGAGAGATGCCTTCCAGTGGAGCTCAGTTGCCGTGCATGTCTTTGAGTCATTGAAGAAGGCAATTACTTCAGAATCAATTTTAGCTCTTCCCAACTTCGATCAACCTTTTATAGTGGAAACTGATGCTTCTAGTACGGGAATTGGAGCGGTTCTTTTGCAAGATAAACACCCCATTACCTTCTTTTCTAAGAAATTATCTACTAACAAACAGCACAAGTCAGCCTATGCCCGGGAATTCTATGCAGTGACTGAAGCGGTAGCCAAGTTCCGCCATTACTTATTGGGGAAGAAATTCATTATACGTACAGATCAGTAG
- the LOC112749259 gene encoding uncharacterized protein — protein MGRNIRFYKNDKVRVRAVCKCEDCPWIVYCRHDPSDGSWQIKTLVDNHTCARKRKNRAATLEWIVNKLYPKLRKHPKMKHREVYEWFVRKCNVKLNSSCITRALKASRKIVERDEIAQYGLIWDYAHELLTANPGSTVQVGVIPITDNPPQFEIFYVCLDAYKKGFKDANNHIFVIAYAIVDVENKENWKWFLELLLSDLGEYETKNLCFISDMQKGLIPAVKELVPTVLHRFCVWHLWRNFSKQ, from the exons ATGGGTAGGAATATAAGGTTCTATAAGAATGACAAGGTTAGAGTCAGGGCTGTTTGTAAGTGTGAAGACTGTCCATGGATAGTATATTGTAGACACGACCCCAGTGATGGTTCCTGGCAGATAAAAACACTAGTTGACAATCACACTTGCGCAAGAAAGCGAAAAAACAGAGCTGCTACATTGGAATGGATTGTGAATAAGTTATACCCAAAACTTAGGAAGCACCCTAAGATGAAGCATAGGGAGGTGTATGAGTGGTTTGTTAGGAAGTGCAACGTGAAGCTGAATAGTTCATGCATTACCAGAGCTCTTAAGGCGTCTAGGAAGATAGTTGAACGGGATGAGATTGCTCAATACGGGTTGATATGGGATTATGCACATGAATTGCTAACTGCCAACCCAGGTTCCACAGTTCAGGTGGGTGTGATTCCCATTACTGATAATCCGCCTCAGTTCGAGATATTTTATGTCTGCCTAGATGCTTATAAGAAGGGTTTCAAG GATGCAAACAATCATATTTTTGTGATTGCATATGCAATTGTTGATGTTGAGAACAAAGAGAACTGGAAATGGTTCTTGGAGCTGCTCCTCTCAGACCTGGGAGAATATGAGACAAAGAACTTGTGTTTCATATCAGACATGCAAAAG GGGTTAATACCAGCTGTCAAAGAACTCGTCCCAACAGTTCTACACAGATTTTGTGTCTGGCATTTGTGGAGGAACTTCTCCAAACAGTAG
- the LOC112747245 gene encoding probable cation transporter HKT1;4, with amino-acid sequence MKMFAWFGKKLQHLCSVLCGQLTLSTKSLFFLAACLCRFLLQQTNPLLVQIIYFFSLSSIGFGFLKIFKPRTSSPSFTPRNLDLFFTSVSSATVSSMSTVEMEVFSNPQLITITILMFVGGEVFTSMVGLHFIRSRLKTELDKIAASHARLSTTQPIIVDDQIELGSISKSKLDASKPENDDVDDDGDGEAIVSVYDETLHSSFGATSENLRYLSMKHLGFVILSYFVVVHVIGVLGVSLYIEVISSAKMVLKNKGLNRFTFSVFTVISTFASCGFVPTNENMVVFRKNSGMLLMLVPQVLLGNTLYPSCLRFCVWLLGKFNYKKRETRYLLKKTEEVGYKHLLSREYSIFLVATVFGFIVVQIVVFCSMDWNSQGLVGMNVYEKFVGVLFQSVNSRHSGETIVDLSILSSAILVLFVVMMYLPPYTSFLPLKDHEKDSEIRKRKGKLMENLIFSQLSYLVIFVILVCITERKNLKEDPLNFNVLNIVIEVISAYGNVGFSTGYSCKRQLHPEPNCEDKWFGFVGKWSDEGKIILILVMFFGRLKKFNMNGGKAWKLL; translated from the exons atgaagatgtTTGCTTGGTTTGGCAAGAAGTTACAACACCTTTGTAGCGTTTTATGTGGCCAACTCACTCTTTCTACCAAATCACTCTTCTTCCTTGCGGCATGCCTTTGCCGCTTCCTCCTCCAACAAACCAACCCTCTTTTGGTTCAAATCATCTACTTTTTTTCCCTTTCCTCAATTGGTTTTGGTTTCCTCAAGATTTTTAAGCCTAGAACATCATCACCCTCCTTCACCCCTAGGAACCTTGACTTGTTCTTCACCTCCGTTTCATCCGCCACGGTTTCGAGCATGTCCACCGTTGAGATGGAGGTGTTTTCCAACCCCCAACTAATCACCATTACCATTTTGATGTTTGTAGGTGGTGAGGTTTTCACTTCCATGGTAGGGTTACACTTTATTAGGTCAAGGCTCAAAACCGAGCTAGATAAAATTGCTGCCTCTCATGCTAGGCTTAGTACAACACAACCCATTATTGTTGATGACCAAATTGAACTTGGGTCGATCTCAAAATCTAAACTTGATGCTTCTAAACCCGAAAACGACGAcgttgatgatgatggtgatggtgagGCTATTGTTAGTGTGTATGATGAAACTTTGCATAGTTCTTTTGGTGCCACAAGTGAGAACTTGAGGTACTTGTCCATGAAGCATTTGGGTTTTGTAATTCTAAGTTACTTTGTAGTTGTCCATGTCATAGGGGTTTTGGGTGTGTCCCTTTATATTGAAGTTATTTCTAGTGCTAAAATGGTGCTGAAGAATAAGGGTCTAAATAGGTTCACATTCTCTGTTTTCACCGTGATTTCAACTTTTGCAAGTTGTGGTTTTGTTCCAACCAATGAAAATATGGTTGTTTTTAGAAAGAATTCGGGTATGCTTCTAATGCTTGTTCCTCAAGTGCTTCTTGGGAACACATTGTACCCTTCTTGCTTGAGATTTTGTGTGTGGTTATTGGGAAAGTTTAACTATAAGAAGAGAGAGACAAGGTACCTTTTGAAGAAGACAGAGGAGGTTGGTTACAAACACTTGCTCTCAAGGGAGTATTCTATTTTCTTAGTTGCCACTGTTTTTGGGTTTATTGTGGTTCAAATTGTGGTGTTTTGTTCAATGGATTGGAATTCACAAGGTTTGGTGGGAATGAATGTTTATGAGAAGTTTGTTGGTGTGTTGTTCCAAAGTGTGAATTCAAGACACTCAGGAGAAACAATTGTGGATTTGTCAATACTATCTTCTGCAATCTTGGTCTTATTTGTTGTCATGAT GTACCTTCCTCCATACACCTCTTTTCTTCCATTGAAAGATCATGAGAAGGATTCagaaataagaaagagaaaaggaaaattaaTGGAGAATTTGATATTCTCTCAGCTCTCCTATTTAGTCATTTTCGTCATACTAGTGTGCATAACAGAGAGGAAGAACCTGAAGGaggatcctctcaattttaatGTTTTGAATATTGTTATTGAAGTTATAAG TGCATATGGGAACGTAGGGTTTAGTACAGGGTATAGTTGTAAAAGACAATTGCATCCAGAACCaaactgtgaagacaaatggtttGGATTTGTGGGAAAATGGAGTGATGAGGGAAAGATTATTCTTATTCTTGTCATGTTTTTTGGAAGGCTCAAGAAATTCAACATGAATGGTGGCAAGGCTTGGAAGCTCCTCTAA